AACAGTGCAGACCTTTCTAAAGCTATTGTAAATGAAGCACAAAATATGACAGCACTTATTTCAGGTTTGTTACTAATGCTTAGTGAAATCTTTGTTGTGATTTTTATTTACTCAATTATGCTTTATATCAATTGGAAAATCACCCTCCTTATCAGCACCATTCTCATCGTCAATGCTTTGTTTCTCACCATGACCGTATCACGTGCCATTAAAAAAGCGGGAATTTCCCGTGAAGAACATCAAAAAAAATTTTTCGAGATTATCCAAATAAGTCTAGGAAATTTTAAAATGATGAAACTCACCTCAAATACCGAATCTATTCTCGAAAAATTCGACCATGCCAGCGCCGGTTATGCGTCTGCTAATATTCGAAATGAAACCCTGAGCCATTTCCCAAGAATTTTCTTGGAAGCACTTGGATTTGGGATTATTATTTTTATGATTATTTACCTCGTTCAAAAGTATCAAAGTGATATTTCAGGGGTATTAGCACTGATCTCGATGTTTGTATTGGGATTATATCGTTTAATGCCATCCGCTAACCGTATCCTCTCAGGCTATAATCAAATCCTCTTTTTTAAAAATTCACTCGACATTATACATAATGATCTCATGTACGATGCGGAAGAACTTCAAGACATCCCTGTCAGTTTCAACGAAATCCTCCAACTCGATCATATCCGCTTTGAATATAATGAAGGGAAACCTATATTGAACGACCTTTCCCTGACTATCCATAAGGGTGATAGAATCGCCTTTATCGGTGAAAGCGGTAGCGGAAAATCAACCCTTATTGACCTCATCATCGGACTTTATCGGCCAAAAAGCGGAACAATCAGCGTGGACGGTACACTATTGGATGAATCCAATATCAAAGCTTGGCGAAGTAAAATCGGATATATTCCCCAAAGTATTTATCTCTTCGACGGTACGGTAGCTCAAAATGTCGCTTTCGGGAAACCTATCGACAATGTTCGAATAAAAGAATCTCTTCGTCAAGCCAAAATTTTAGAATTTTTAGAGACCCATCATCAAGGCATAAACACGATCGTCGGCGAGGGTGGAATCAAGCTCAGCGGTGGGCAGCGTCAACGAATCGCAATCGCCCGTGCACTCTATGGACATCCCGAAATTTTAGTCCTTGATGAAGCCACCAGTGCACTCGATAACGAAACTGAAGCAAAAATTATGGAAGAGCTCTATAGAATATGCGAAGATAAAACATTAATTGTTATTGCTCATCGACTCAGTACGATTGAAAAATGTCAAAAAATATATGTATTTACTTCTACACAAAAACTAATAAGGAGAAAATAATAATCTTTTCCTGTTTAGAACAATAAAGACTATATAATTTTCATAGTTAAAAGAGTACAAGATGTCTAAAATAAAAGAGAAAATCTATACCTAGAAATATTATTGGAGCGAAAAATGAATTTCATTAAAAAATTAGTCATCAAAATAATGGAAAAAAATGCATCTATTTTGTCAGATAAACTATCTAAGCGCTTAGAACATATTGAAAATCAGTTGAATGAAATTAAATATAATGATCCAAGAAGACCTGAGTATTTATTTTATAAAGTTTGTGAAGTTGCGCAGAAAAAAACAATAGATTACATTTATGAAAATATGAAAAATGCAATTTGTATTGTTGATTATGATGAATTTCTTTCTTATTGTGTTTCAAAAAGTAGATCCAATGGAGATATTTTTGAATTTGGAGTATTCAGTGGGTATTCTATTAATAAATTTGCCTGCCTATCTGTATCATCCAACATATATGGTTTTGATTCTTTTGAAGGATTACCTGAGGAGTGGCAAGGCTATCATTTTTTCGATTTTAACCGAAATGGAAAATTGCCTAATGTACAATCAAATGTTACTTTGATTAAAGGATGGTTTTCTGACACCCTTCCTGTATTTTTAAAAGTATATAAAGGTGAAGGAATCAAATTATTGCATATTGATTGCGATTTATACTCATCAACAAAAGATGTTTTTAACGAACTTGCGAAGTACATTACCAAAGATATGATAATCATTTTTGATGAGTACTTTAATTATCCCAATTTTGAAAATCATGAGCTTAAAGCTTTTCATGAATTTGTCCAAAAACAACGGATCAATTATGAATATATCGCCTACTGTGGTGAAAGAGTGGCAGTTAAAATACTCTGATTAGATTTAACAACACTAAAGGATAAAACTGAAAGTATGGAAATAAAATGACATCTGTAATAGAATACGAAAAATTAAGATTAAAAGAAATCTATACTTTATTATTCCCTAATGAACATATATTTATTCAGCTAAAACCATCGGAAATACAAGATTTAAAAGGACCGAAAAATATAAAACTAAATATACTCGCTCATGCCATTTTGAATGAGTATCAGATACATATTGGACCAATGCATTTACCAGTTTCACATTCATTTGAAATAACTATTCCATCAAAAAATCAATCACAAGAAAATAATTTTCCTATAAGCAATACTAGAAAAATTAGTTATTTATTATCTTCATATCCATTATTACATGAAACTGTTTTAGAATTGATTTTCAATTATCTTGAGATGAAACAGCATATACATTTTAATAAAAAATATAAAACTTTCCCATGGAAAACCGACTGTACGTCTGAACAAACACCCACAGCTCTAGTAATGATGCATTGGTTAGATGTTGGTGGTGCTGAAAAATTTGCCGTCGAAACATGCTTGATAATGGAAAAAAACAATATAACACCTATTGTTTTATCGTCACGTTCTTCTCGACCATTTTATTTTGAACAACTTAGCCACAAATACTTAATATATGAATTAGATCGTCAAATTCCTCTTGGCAAAAGGCTTAAATTTATACTATTACTCATTAAACATCATAAAATATCCATTATTCATAATCATCATAGCACACATTTTTATCAGGTAATAGCATTGGTCAAAAGTTTTTTTCGATCAATAATAGCCATTGATACTTTACACATTGATGAGAAAAAAAGAAATCGGTTGGGGTTCCCTCGTTTATCAGTTATTTGGACAAATTACATTGATTATCATCATGTCATAAGTAAACGATTAGAAAACTTTTTTTTAACTCATCGTATTGATAAAAGTAAAATTATTTTTGGTCATTTAGGCAAAACTCTCTCATATCCATCCACTTTTAATATTCAAAATAACCTGTTGAATAAAAAGATTAATATTTGTTTTGTGGGGAGAATGGTCACACAAAAACGACCTATTTTAGGAGCTGTTTTACTAATTGATGCTGTAGCATTTTTGATTAAATCTAATTTTGAAACAACTGTAAATATTGTTGGTGATGGGGAACATTTAAAATCTTTTATAAATGCTATCAATAAAAGTGGTTATGCAAAATATTTTAAATTTTTTCCAAGCAATACAAATGTATTAACAATCATGCAACAAAATGATATTTTACTTATAAGTTCAGAAAATGAAGGAATCACTCTAGTAGCTTATGAAGCGCTTGCTCAAGGATGCATAGTAGTTTCGACTGATGTAGGGGCACAAAATGAAATAGTCCCTCAAAATTTATTACTTCCTTCAACAATCTTTAAAGCTAGAAATAGATGGGAAAAAATTTTACTTAACCTCACGACAAATGAAATATTTCGAGAAAATATCTTTATTGAAATAAAAAAGAAAGTAGACGAAATGAAACAAAAACAAAACGCATGGGAAGTATTAGATCAAGTTTATAGGGACATATATGCAAAATTCAATTTCAAATAAACCCACAATCTGTGCCGTAGTAGTTACATATAATAGAAAAGAGTTATTACTTGAATGTTTAAATTCTATCGTTAATCAAAATTATCCCGTAGATAGCATAGTTATTATTGATAACTGCAGTAATGATGGAACTACACAAAAATTAGTTGAAGCTAAATACATAAGTACGGATAAGACAATAGTTATAAAAAATGGGATATCAATCTTTTATAAAAAAACATCAATGAATATTGGTGGAGCCGGTGGATTCAATATTGGTATTAAAGAGGCTTTTTCTCATAAATTTGATTTCATTTGGTTAATGGATGATGATACTATTCCACACAATTCAACACTTTCAGAACTAATAAAAAGCTATAAAATATCGTCTGAAAAGTTAAAATCGCCAATAGGATTTGTTTGTAGTAAAGTTTTACATACTGATCATACCGTCCACATTATGAATATTCCGACAATTCATTCAATTTATAAAAATGATAGCCTTCCTTTTAATACTCTAGATGAAGATGACGTGTTAGTTGCTTATTCATGTTCCTTTGTTTCTGTTTTAATCACATTTGAAGCAATACAATTTAGTGGTTTGCCCTATAAAGAATATTTTATTTGGTATGATGATGTCGAATTTACTTCAAGAATTTCAGACCAAGGTTTTATAGGGATATATTCAATGAATAGTACTGTAGTACACAAAACTCCCTTTAATTACGGAGCAAATATTTTAAGTGCATCAGTTAATGACTTATGGAAATTCAAGTATGGTATCCGTAATTCATTACATGCATTAAAAAGAAAAAATTTTAAATTATTTCTTTTTGTATTAATCAAAAAAGCAATTTTTGACTCCATATTCATATACAAAAATCGAAAAAACCATAATTTTCTATTTGCTAAATCAAACTTTATTAGTGTTTTGTCCTCTCTCTTTTTTAATCCAGAAAAAGAATTTATTTAATACTTCAAACAAAAATATTTTAAATAAATTAGACCATTTCAGATTTAACATATAAAACGATAGAAGAACCATTTATGAAAACTTTTAAGTAGCAAGGAAAAAAATGACGAAAATCGCTATCATCGGCTCAGGCTTCTCCGGTTCTGTCATCGCACGAGAATTAGCAGAAGCAGGATACACTGTAGAACTTCTCGAAGAACGCGAACATATTGGTGGCAACTCATACAGTTATATCGATAAAGAAAGTGGTATCACCGTCCATAAATACGGTCCACATATCTTTCATACCGATAATGACCGGGTGTGGAAATACGTGAATCGATTCGGTGCGATTATGCCTTATGTCAATCGTGTTAAATCAACAGTCAATGGACAAGTCTACTCTCTTCCCATCAACCTACACACCATCAATCAGTTTTTTGTGAAAGCAATGTCGCCGCATGAAGCCAAAGCATTTGTAGCAACACTCTCTGATCCATCGATCGGAGAACCGTGCAATTTCGAAGAACAGGCGTTAAAATTTTTAGGGCGTGGACTCTACGAAGCGTTTTTTAAAGGCTATACGATCAAGCAATGGGGGATTGACCCAAAAACTCTTTCTGCAAACATTCTAAAACGTCTCCCCGTACGATTCAATTACGATGACAATTATTTTGCTCACAAATATCAGGGGATGCCGCGTGATGGCTATACCGCTATAATCGAAGCGATTTTAGATCATCCCTCTATCAGTGTCCATTTAAATACCCGTTTTACCAAAGAAATGGCTTCTGATTATGATCATGTTTTCTATAGCGGTCCTATCGACGCCTACTATAACTATGAATTAGGACGATTAGGCTATCGCACCCTCGATTTCGAAATGCACCGTGACAGTGGAGACTTTCAGGGATGCGCGGTAATGAACTATGGAGACCTCGATACCCCCTATACCCGTATCAGTGAGCACAAACACTTCGCCCCATGGGAAGATCATAAACAAACGCTCTATTTCAAAGAATACAGCAGACAATGCGAACCAAACGATATCCCTTATTATCCGATTCGTCAAACCCAGGAGCAGGAGTTGCTTCGCCGTTATGTCGAAATGGCGAACAAAGAGGAAAAGATCACTTTTGTCGGGCGTTTAGGGACATATCGTTATCTCGATATGGATGTAACAATCAAAGAGGCATTGGAAACAGCTGATCGCTTCAAAGATGAAGGTAAAACACCACCATTTATGATCGATCCGTTAGCTTAAAGGAAACAATTGAAAATCGCATCCGTAATCGTGACATTTAACCGACTGGAAAAACTCAAACTCACTGTACAAAAAACATTAGATGAAGAGATTAACTATTTAATTATTATAAACAATGCTTCGACAGATGAAACCAAAAAATGGCTCGATTCATTACTCGATTATCGTCTTCGAATTATACATTTGGAAACCAATATCGGAGGTGCCGGGGGATTTCATGTTGGCTTTAAAGAAGTAACAGATAATACAGATGCCGATTGGTTGGTCTGTTACGATGATGATGCCTACCCACAGAAAGATTCCATAAAGCTTTTCAAATCGATTGCTTTACCAAAAGAAGCCGGGAGCATCGCAGCTGCCGTCTATTCTCCTAATCATCAGATTGTAAATATGAACCGTCCAGGTATTAATCCATTTTGGCATTGGGATAGAGTTATTTCTTTTTTATTTCACGGTCGAAAATCTATCCATATTCAGGATAATATGTATCATACTGAACAGTATTATGAAATTGATGCTTCATCATTTGTCGGCTATTTTGTGCAAACTGATATTGTCAAAACAGTAGGGTTGCCTCGAAAGGAGTTATTTATCTATGCAGATGATGTACTGTATACCCTCCAAGTCAGAAAAGCTGGGTTTAAACACTATTTTTTTCCTACTCTTAAATTTATTCACGATTGCAATACTATTATACAAGACAATAAAACAATTTCTCCGTTATGGAAAGTCTATTATATTTACCGGAATAATTTAGAGCTATACCGTATGATGGCAGGTATATTTTTTTATCCCTTAGCTTTGGTAAAAATTTTTTCGTGGTGGAGAAAAGAAAAACATTATAATAATCCTGTCCTGTACAAAAAAATACTTTTCACTGCTATTAAAGATGCATTCAAAAAAGACTTTTCGAAATCGCACGTTGAGATATTAACTTTATGTACACCGCTTGATTGTGAAGAAAAATTGTTATGACCTTTGGCTTCCTCTCCCACCTCGATTACAACATTTGGCTTTTCCGTCTGCCGGTCATGCAGGAGTTGGTGCGTCAAGGACATACAGTGTATGCGATATGTCCAGCAGGAGAAATAAGCAACTCCTTTTGCGAACACGGGATTACCCATATCCCGTATAAAATAGAGCGTTCGAGTCTCAACCCGTTTAAAGAACTCAATGCGATCCGACATATCTATACTGCCATCACACCACTCAAACTTGATATTCTCCATACCTTTACAGCCAAACCCAATATTTACGGCACTATCGCAGGGAGATTCGCCCGCGTGCCTCGTATCATCAACCTTGTCGAAGGACTGGGAAGTTTTTATCTCGAAAACGATTTAAAAAGCCGCATTGTCCGCAATCTGATTGAGCTGCTTTATCGTCAAACGTTTAAACTCGCCGATACCGTAATGTTTGTCAATCATGATGACCCGGATTATCTGATCTCTAAAAAAATTGTCTCACCTGCTAAAGTTTTCATTATGAAAGGGGTAGGGATAGATACAAATAAATGGAGACCTTTATCTAAAGAGGATAAATGGATTCGAGTAACAATGGTTGCACGTGCTCTTAAACATAAAGGGGTTTTGGAATTTATTGAAGCTGCTACCATCCTAACAAAAAAATATCCCGAAGTTTCATTCCAATACGTTGGTTCTCCCGATGAAGGAAATCGTTTTAGTGTCACAGAAACATTTATGAAAGAACAGACCGCCATACACTACCTCGGCCACCAAACCAATATTTGTCATATCCTAGCCCAAAGCGATATTTTTGTCCTCCCAAGCTATTATCGAGAGGGGCTCCCCAGAACATCTATGGAAGCTGCAAGTATGGGACTACCAATTGTCACTACCGATGTCGTCGGATGCCGAGAAACCGTGGATGATGGGGTTAACGGATTTCTAGTACCCCCACACAATATAAACGCATTGGCCAATGCAATCGAAAAACTCATTTCTAACCCTGATTTGCGCTCTCAAATGGGACAGGCAGGAAGGGAAAAAGCCTTAAAAGAGTTCGATATCGCTACAATTGTCGACAAACATCTCGAAGTGTACGGACTGCAGCGTGTACGTTAATCTGATCAAACCCTTACTGGATCGTTTCGGAGCATTGATTTTATTGATCCTCTTTTCGCCTTTCATCCTACTCGTCACACTCATGATTGCCGTTCGCATGGGACGTCCCGTTGTTTTCGCCCAACGCCGTCCAGGATTGCATGGAAAGATTTTTACGATCTATAAATTTCGTACCATGACGGATGAAAAAGATTCCCAAGGGAACCTTCTGCCGGATTCAGAGCGATTGAAGGGAATAGGTCGATTCATCCGAAATTTCAGTTTGGATGAGCTCCCCCAACTGCTCAATGTTCTCAAGGGTGAAATGAGTTTTATCGGACCACGCCCTCTCTTGCCGGAATATTTGCCGCTCTATACTCCGCAGCAGGCACGGAGACATGATGTCAAACCCGGCATTACCGGGTGGGCTCAAATAAACGGACGCAATGCGATCAGCTGGGAAGAAAAATTTCGTTATGATGTCGAATACGTCAATAATATATCGTTTGCGCTCGACTTTAAAATCTTTTATCGTACTTTTGCAAAGGTGTTTATCAAAGAAGGGATATCCCAAGCAGGAGAAGCAACCATGGAAAAGTTCACCGGGACTAAGGAAAAAAAATGAAAATATCGTATTATCTTCCTTCCAATATCGAAGATAATCAGACCTTTGAAGCGCTGGGATGGCCCTCTAAAAAAATCTTTGCCAAAACCGGAATACGCCAACGGCATGTCAGTGCTCCGGATGAGACAGCTTTGGATTTGGCGGTCAAAGGATGTGAAAAGCTATTCGCCGACCATGCCATCGACCGAACCACTATTGACTATATTCTCTACTGCACCCAAAGCCCCGATTTCGTCATCCCGGGCAATGCCGGAATTTTACAACACCGCTTGGGTTTGCAAAATGCTATCGGTGCTGTCGATATCAATCAAGGATGTACCGGATATGTCTATGCCCTCTCACTCGCAAAAGGGCTTTTGGCTACCCAACAGGCACACACAATCTTGATCGTTACAACCGACACCTATACCAAATACATTCATCCGCTGGATCGCGCCAACCGCTCTATTTTCGGGGACGGCGCAAGTGCAACTCTCTTGGAACAAACCGATGTGGAGAACATCGGGCAGTTTATATTTGGTACCGACGGCAGCGGTGCACACAACATATGCGTCAAAACCAGCGGTTTGAAATACCCAAAAAGTCCCCAAACCTCCATCGAGCACCAAGACGATTCAGGCAATGTCCGCAGCGAAGACAACCTTTATATGAACGGATCGGAAGTCTTTTCCTTTACTCTCGAACATGTCCCCTCAGCTGTAACAGCCATACTGGCGAAACATAACCTGAGTATGGATGAGATTGAGCACTTCGTTTTCCATCAGGCAAACGGTTTTATGCTGACCCATTTGAGAGATAAAATCGGTATCCCCGAAGAAAAATTTTTAATCTGTATGGAAGATACCGGGAATACCGTCTCATCCACTATTCCCATCGTCCTTTCAGAGCTTATGCGAACCAAAACCGTTAAGGAAAATGATAGAGTGATGCTTGTATCATTTGGGGTCGGATATTCGTGGGCCGCCACCATTTTGACATATAAAACTGCCGAGGATCAAAAATGACTAAACAAGATTTAATAACCGAGATTGAAGATATTCTCCAAGCAGATGAGGGGAGTTTAAATGAAACGACGGCACTTGCCGGTCTTGAAGATTGGGACTCGTTGGCTTTTATCAGTATCATCGCTTTATTTGACAAAAAGCTCAGTAAAAAAGTACCGCTTGATGAACTCAAACAATGCCAAAGTGTTGGAGATATCATAGCTCTATCCGGCATCTAAGTATGACATCCAGAGCGGATTATCATACACAATCAACGCATGATAAAGAGTGCGAAGCGCTCTTTGAACGCTTTTACCACTTTGGAGCGCACCGCTCTGAATTAAACGAACCAAACGATTTTCGACGTATTCAGGCTGGCGGACATGACATTGTTCTCTACAATGACAACGGAAACATCATTGCTTTTGAAAATAGCTGTCCGCACAGAGGCTGTTTGCTTATAACGGAAGAACATGGCTCCAAAGAGCTCGTATGCCCTTATCACGGTTGGCGTTTCGGAGAAGGCAAATGTATCGTTCCCAATCGAAAACTTTTTAATGAAGATGAGATCAACTCCGCTGCTCTGCGTACCTATGCGATCGAGCTGTGCGGAAATTTCATCTTTTTTTCACCGGCTCCTTCCGCGACACTGAGAGAACAGCTCGGTTCTTTTTGGGAACTGCTAGAAACCCTCTCCCACGATATTTCCCGTCTTATCGACGATAACGACGAGCCTTTTTCAGCCAATTGGAAAATTTCGCTCGAAAATGCCCTCGAAAACTATCACGTCTCTTCCGTTCATCCGACTTCGCTTGGGACACTGGAACCGACGGACGGAACAGTGACATTTGATCAAACCAATTCGCTATGGGAATCCCCGCTTGGAAATACAAAAGTGCATACCAAACTGTCAAAACTCCACACCCTTTTTGACAACAAATACCGCAACGAGTGCTATTTCAGCCTTTATCTTTTCCCTTTTTCCATGATTTCTTCAACGTTCGGGTACTCCTACGCTTTTCAGAATTTTTACCCAAAAACACCTACGGAAACGGCATTTTCCAGCCGTACCTATGCAACACAAACTGAGTACACTTCGTTCTTCGACAATGTGGCTCAGCTGAATCGCCAAATTTTTGCCGAAGACGCCCGGATTTGTCAACTGGTCCAGATGGGAACCGCTTTAAGCGCTCCGTACATCTATAACCGCCAAGAAAAACGGATCCTTGCCTTTCACCGCCATTATGAAGCTCTCGTTAAAGAAGAACCCTTATGAAAATCACCTATACCCACGCTGCAATCAGCCGCATTGTGACCGTTATTCCTAACCAAAAAATAAACAATCATGATTTGCCGTTTGATGATAAAACGAAAAAGAAAATAATTAAAATGACAGGGGTTGAAACACGCCACGTTCTCGATGAAAAAACTTCTCTCTTGCCCTTGTATATTCAAGCAGCACAGGAAATTTTCAAGACCATTGATCCACAAAGCATCGATGCTGTTATTGTAGTAAGTCAAACTCCCGAATATCGGCTTCCGACAACAGCAAACGTGCTGCACGGGTTGTTAGATCTCAAAAAAGATGCTTTGGCTTTTGATATCAATCAAGGATGTTCTGGATACATTTACGGTCTTTCTCAAGCGTTTGCCTTGCTCGAAACTGCCTCTGATATCAAACGGATCCTTTTGTTTGACGGAGATGCGATTTCAAAAATCTCTGAACCGGAAAACAAATCAACCGCTTTTCTTTTCGGCGATGCTGCCAGCGTAACGCTATGTGAAAGAACGAATGATTCTAAAAGCTATTTCGTACTTAAATCTGACGGACATGGATATACCAATCTTATCGTCCCTGATGGCGGAATCGCCTCACCCTTGTGTGCAAACTCGTATGAAAAACAGAGTGATGAAACCGGCAATACTACCTCTGCATCAACCCTCTATATGAATGGAACCGAAATTTTCAATTTTACCGTCGAAGAAGTCCCCTCTCTCTTAGAAGAAGTTTATACACTGTCGAATCAAACTCCGGAAATGATCGATGTATTTTGCCTTCATCAGGCAAATCGCTTTATGCTTGATTTTTTAGCGGATAAAATGGGAATTGCACATAAAACTCCGATCAATATTGATCGTTACGGCAACAGCTCTAGTGTCTCTATCCCCCTATTAATCTGCGATATGCCTGAAGTATGTACTCGTTCACATGCTCTTTTAGCAGGCTTCGGCGTAGGATATTCCATGAGTGCCGCACTTCTTGATCTTTCAAACACACAAACTATGTTGAAAGGATTTGAGGCATGATTCAATTCAGTTCTGACGATATTTTTGTGGTTACCGGTGCCTCAAGCGGTCTTGGAAAAGCCATTGCCCTTAAAATTATCGCGCTTGGGGGCTCCGTCATCGCCGTTGCCCGAAATAGTGACAAACTCATTCAAGCACAAACCGAAGCCCTCCATCCGGAACATTTATGGATTGAACCGTTTGATTTGGCAGCCCAACTGGAAGAGATCCCCGATTTTATCAAACACTGTGCAAAAAAATACGGGAAATTAACCGGCCTTGTCCACTCTGCCGGAATCGGCGGTGTCACTCCCCTCAAAGCACTCGATCTTTCCGACGCCAAATCGATGTTCGATATCAACTATTTCAGCGCCCTCATGCTGTCAAAAGGGTTCTGTGACAAACGGGTATGTACCGCAAACGCGTCGATTATACTCCTCTCCTCTATCGCCTCCGTTCAGGGTAACAGCGGTTTAGGCAATTATTCTGCGACCAAAGGGGCAATCAACTCTCTGGTTCAATCGCTCGCCGTCGAAACCGCCAGACAAAACATCCGAGTCAATGCCATTTCACCCGGTTTTATCGTGACCGAAATCGTCCACCATGCGCCGGAAGTTTATAATGATGCGTTCTTTGCAAAAATCAAAGAAGAGTACCCTCTTGGAGAAGGTCATCCCGAGGATGTAGCATCGGCATGTGTCTTTTTACTGAGTGACAGTGCCCGATGGATAACAGGACAAAATATCATTATCGACGGAGGAAGAACATTATTATGAAAAAACGGCTTGCCCTCATCGGAGGTGGCGGATTCGCGAAAGAGATTATTGAAATCGCTCTTTTAAACGGTTTTGAAATTGCCGGTATCTTTGCCGAGCAAAACAACCTCTCGGCATATCCGTATTTGGGGTATCTGGATGAATTGCTCTCAAAACGCGAGATGTATGACTATGTTCACATTGCGTTTGGTGGAATCAATCACGCCGGAATTGCCAACCGAATCAAAATAATCGATTTTTTAGAAGAGCATGATATCCCCTCCGCTACCCTTGTGTCACCCTATGCGCGTATCAGTGTGGATGTTGAGATAGGCGAGGGGAGTTATGTCGCACACAATGCCCTCATTTCATGTGAAGCCAAAATAGGTGCACATGTCATTATCAATACCGCGAGCCTGATCGGTCACGATGCGTACATCGGCAAAAACACTACCGTATCTCCGCAAGTTTTTATCGGCGGGGAGTGTATCATCGGAGAAAACTCTCTGATCGGCGTCGGGACTTTGATTAAACAAGGGTTGAGCGTTGGAGAAAATTGCATTGTCGGAATGGGAACAATCGTTCAACGTTCGCTTCAAAGCAACATGATGATAGTGCACAATCATCCAAAACCGGTCGCACTACATTAACGTTATGGGTTCTAAAAGAACCTTTTTGATACACTAAACGCTTTAATTATGATCCCTAATACAAAACACACCAAAAAGGCAAGAAAGCCATGAATTTTCTAAAGCTTCCCAATGAACACTCCGGAGTCAAACTAACCCTTTTCTTCATTATTGTCGCGTATCTCTTTTCTCTCTCCATGCGCTATATTTGGGTGGCTGATTTTCAGTCTGTTCCACAATTTCATTGGCATAACGAATTGATGATAAACACAAATGACGGATACTTTTTTGCCGAAGGGGCACGTGA
This genomic stretch from Sulfuricurvum sp. harbors:
- a CDS encoding sugar transferase; translated protein: MYVNLIKPLLDRFGALILLILFSPFILLVTLMIAVRMGRPVVFAQRRPGLHGKIFTIYKFRTMTDEKDSQGNLLPDSERLKGIGRFIRNFSLDELPQLLNVLKGEMSFIGPRPLLPEYLPLYTPQQARRHDVKPGITGWAQINGRNAISWEEKFRYDVEYVNNISFALDFKIFYRTFAKVFIKEGISQAGEATMEKFTGTKEKK
- a CDS encoding aromatic ring-hydroxylating dioxygenase subunit alpha produces the protein MTSRADYHTQSTHDKECEALFERFYHFGAHRSELNEPNDFRRIQAGGHDIVLYNDNGNIIAFENSCPHRGCLLITEEHGSKELVCPYHGWRFGEGKCIVPNRKLFNEDEINSAALRTYAIELCGNFIFFSPAPSATLREQLGSFWELLETLSHDISRLIDDNDEPFSANWKISLENALENYHVSSVHPTSLGTLEPTDGTVTFDQTNSLWESPLGNTKVHTKLSKLHTLFDNKYRNECYFSLYLFPFSMISSTFGYSYAFQNFYPKTPTETAFSSRTYATQTEYTSFFDNVAQLNRQIFAEDARICQLVQMGTALSAPYIYNRQEKRILAFHRHYEALVKEEPL
- a CDS encoding glycosyltransferase; this encodes MKIASVIVTFNRLEKLKLTVQKTLDEEINYLIIINNASTDETKKWLDSLLDYRLRIIHLETNIGGAGGFHVGFKEVTDNTDADWLVCYDDDAYPQKDSIKLFKSIALPKEAGSIAAAVYSPNHQIVNMNRPGINPFWHWDRVISFLFHGRKSIHIQDNMYHTEQYYEIDASSFVGYFVQTDIVKTVGLPRKELFIYADDVLYTLQVRKAGFKHYFFPTLKFIHDCNTIIQDNKTISPLWKVYYIYRNNLELYRMMAGIFFYPLALVKIFSWWRKEKHYNNPVLYKKILFTAIKDAFKKDFSKSHVEILTLCTPLDCEEKLL
- a CDS encoding 3-oxoacyl-ACP synthase III family protein, whose product is MKITYTHAAISRIVTVIPNQKINNHDLPFDDKTKKKIIKMTGVETRHVLDEKTSLLPLYIQAAQEIFKTIDPQSIDAVIVVSQTPEYRLPTTANVLHGLLDLKKDALAFDINQGCSGYIYGLSQAFALLETASDIKRILLFDGDAISKISEPENKSTAFLFGDAASVTLCERTNDSKSYFVLKSDGHGYTNLIVPDGGIASPLCANSYEKQSDETGNTTSASTLYMNGTEIFNFTVEEVPSLLEEVYTLSNQTPEMIDVFCLHQANRFMLDFLADKMGIAHKTPINIDRYGNSSSVSIPLLICDMPEVCTRSHALLAGFGVGYSMSAALLDLSNTQTMLKGFEA
- a CDS encoding glycosyltransferase family 4 protein is translated as MTFGFLSHLDYNIWLFRLPVMQELVRQGHTVYAICPAGEISNSFCEHGITHIPYKIERSSLNPFKELNAIRHIYTAITPLKLDILHTFTAKPNIYGTIAGRFARVPRIINLVEGLGSFYLENDLKSRIVRNLIELLYRQTFKLADTVMFVNHDDPDYLISKKIVSPAKVFIMKGVGIDTNKWRPLSKEDKWIRVTMVARALKHKGVLEFIEAATILTKKYPEVSFQYVGSPDEGNRFSVTETFMKEQTAIHYLGHQTNICHILAQSDIFVLPSYYREGLPRTSMEAASMGLPIVTTDVVGCRETVDDGVNGFLVPPHNINALANAIEKLISNPDLRSQMGQAGREKALKEFDIATIVDKHLEVYGLQRVR
- a CDS encoding 3-oxoacyl-ACP synthase III family protein, which produces MKISYYLPSNIEDNQTFEALGWPSKKIFAKTGIRQRHVSAPDETALDLAVKGCEKLFADHAIDRTTIDYILYCTQSPDFVIPGNAGILQHRLGLQNAIGAVDINQGCTGYVYALSLAKGLLATQQAHTILIVTTDTYTKYIHPLDRANRSIFGDGASATLLEQTDVENIGQFIFGTDGSGAHNICVKTSGLKYPKSPQTSIEHQDDSGNVRSEDNLYMNGSEVFSFTLEHVPSAVTAILAKHNLSMDEIEHFVFHQANGFMLTHLRDKIGIPEEKFLICMEDTGNTVSSTIPIVLSELMRTKTVKENDRVMLVSFGVGYSWAATILTYKTAEDQK
- a CDS encoding acyl carrier protein gives rise to the protein MTKQDLITEIEDILQADEGSLNETTALAGLEDWDSLAFISIIALFDKKLSKKVPLDELKQCQSVGDIIALSGI